One window of Papaver somniferum cultivar HN1 chromosome 9, ASM357369v1, whole genome shotgun sequence genomic DNA carries:
- the LOC113308291 gene encoding uncharacterized protein LOC113308291 isoform X1, with protein MSSSSSSSELLIHITRNRSLPSSRAFLTTRNRPEFISIFPFHKLDFTNSISLRFKEIHSVSCSSSTSGSYLFPETEGYVSNQETKSVQVKFQLVKDCLFGQDILVVGDDPIIGIWDPSNAIPLEWSDGHLWSVQLDIPINKSIQFKFILKEPTGEVTWQPGPDRILKTWETDKTIIIFEDWDNVELQMVTEEESTAKSYISQEVVGNSNKEDSTVNEEDSVVNSNTTEPTISSTTATEKMAYAEAEQNDIEDSVTITSSFVIEKTSRSLKDEDTLFQYEGEPILVPGLAPLSTTTVEESFPQVFKNDIIVEPPTTPSNSNAVDVEVKVEEDYKPEKYKNEDLSQYTSQQDMITRSEFADQTDEEQGAGVGIETNCQSADEEMEVLSCQSADEEMELLDLPATDDVDILKTNLKRDDSFMHKLLKSLNFIIHQMN; from the exons atgagttcttcatcttcatcatcagaactCCTCATTCATATTACTAGAAACAGATCATTGCCGTCTTCAAGAGCATTTCTTACGACTAGAAATAGACCGGAGTTTATTAGCATCTTCCCGTTTCACAAGCTGGATTTTACAAATTCGATTTCGCTTAGATTCAAAGAGATTCATTCGGTTTCATGTTCTTCGTCGACTTCTGGATCATATTTATTTCCAGAAACAGAG GGTTATGTTTCTAATCAAGAGACAAAAAGTGTTCAAGTGAAGTTTCAATTGGTCAAAGATTGTTTGTTTGGTCAAGACATTCTAGTCGTTGGTGATGACCCCATCATTGGCATTTGGGATCCTTCAAATGCAATACCATTAGAATGGTCAGATGGACATCTTTGGTCTGTTCAACTG GATATACCCATCAATAAATCAATCCAGTTTAAATTCATACTTAAAGAACCTACAGGAGAGGTTACATGGCAACCTGGACCAGACAGGATACTCAAGACTTGGGAAACTGATAAAACCATTATCATTTTTGAAGACTGGGACAATGTGGAACTTCAGATGGTAACAGAAGAGGAGTCGACTGCAAAATCATACATATCACAGGAGGTAGTGGGTAACTCAAACAAGGAAGACTCGACAGTAAATGAAGAGGATTCAGTGGTTAATTCAAACACAACAGAACCCACCATTTCTTCAACAACTGCTACTGAGAAAATGGCTTATGCGGAAGCGGAACAGAATGATATAGAGGATTCCGTTACTATCACTAGTTCCTTTGTAATTGAGAAGACATCGAGGAGCTTGAAAGATGAGGATACCTTGTTTCAGTATGAAGGAGAGCCTATTCTTGTACCTGGATTAGCTCCACTATCTACTACAACTGTCGAAGAAAGTTTTCCACAAGTGTTTAAGAATGACATCATTGTCGAACCCCCCACAACTCCTAGCAATAGTAATGCTGTTGACGTCGAAGTTAAAGTAGAAGAGGACTACAAACCTGAG AAATACAAGAATGAAGACCTGAGTCAATACACTAGTCAGCAGGATATGATAACAAGGAGCGAGTTTGCCGACCAAACTGATGAAGAACAAGGCGCAGGTGTTGGAATTGAAACAAATTGTCAGTCAGCTGATGAAGAAATGGAAGTGCTCAGTTGTCAATCAGCTGATGAAGAAATGGAACTGCTCGATTTACCTGCAACAGATGATGTAGATATCTTGAAGACCAATCTTAAACGGGACGATTCATTTATGCACAAGCTTCTAAAAAGTCTGAATTTTATCATACACCAAATGAATTGA
- the LOC113308291 gene encoding uncharacterized protein LOC113308291 isoform X2 — protein MSSSSSSSELLIHITRNRSLPSSRAFLTTRNRPEFISIFPFHKLDFTNSISLRFKEIHSVSCSSSTSGSYLFPETEGYVSNQETKSVQVKFQLVKDCLFGQDILVVGDDPIIGIWDPSNAIPLEWSDGHLWSVQLDIPINKSIQFKFILKEPTGEVTWQPGPDRILKTWETDKTIIIFEDWDNVELQMVTEEESTAKSYISQEVVGNSNKEDSTVNEEDSVVNSNTTEPTISSTTATEKMAYAEAEQNDIEKTSRSLKDEDTLFQYEGEPILVPGLAPLSTTTVEESFPQVFKNDIIVEPPTTPSNSNAVDVEVKVEEDYKPEKYKNEDLSQYTSQQDMITRSEFADQTDEEQGAGVGIETNCQSADEEMEVLSCQSADEEMELLDLPATDDVDILKTNLKRDDSFMHKLLKSLNFIIHQMN, from the exons atgagttcttcatcttcatcatcagaactCCTCATTCATATTACTAGAAACAGATCATTGCCGTCTTCAAGAGCATTTCTTACGACTAGAAATAGACCGGAGTTTATTAGCATCTTCCCGTTTCACAAGCTGGATTTTACAAATTCGATTTCGCTTAGATTCAAAGAGATTCATTCGGTTTCATGTTCTTCGTCGACTTCTGGATCATATTTATTTCCAGAAACAGAG GGTTATGTTTCTAATCAAGAGACAAAAAGTGTTCAAGTGAAGTTTCAATTGGTCAAAGATTGTTTGTTTGGTCAAGACATTCTAGTCGTTGGTGATGACCCCATCATTGGCATTTGGGATCCTTCAAATGCAATACCATTAGAATGGTCAGATGGACATCTTTGGTCTGTTCAACTG GATATACCCATCAATAAATCAATCCAGTTTAAATTCATACTTAAAGAACCTACAGGAGAGGTTACATGGCAACCTGGACCAGACAGGATACTCAAGACTTGGGAAACTGATAAAACCATTATCATTTTTGAAGACTGGGACAATGTGGAACTTCAGATGGTAACAGAAGAGGAGTCGACTGCAAAATCATACATATCACAGGAGGTAGTGGGTAACTCAAACAAGGAAGACTCGACAGTAAATGAAGAGGATTCAGTGGTTAATTCAAACACAACAGAACCCACCATTTCTTCAACAACTGCTACTGAGAAAATGGCTTATGCGGAAGCGGAACAGAATGATAT TGAGAAGACATCGAGGAGCTTGAAAGATGAGGATACCTTGTTTCAGTATGAAGGAGAGCCTATTCTTGTACCTGGATTAGCTCCACTATCTACTACAACTGTCGAAGAAAGTTTTCCACAAGTGTTTAAGAATGACATCATTGTCGAACCCCCCACAACTCCTAGCAATAGTAATGCTGTTGACGTCGAAGTTAAAGTAGAAGAGGACTACAAACCTGAG AAATACAAGAATGAAGACCTGAGTCAATACACTAGTCAGCAGGATATGATAACAAGGAGCGAGTTTGCCGACCAAACTGATGAAGAACAAGGCGCAGGTGTTGGAATTGAAACAAATTGTCAGTCAGCTGATGAAGAAATGGAAGTGCTCAGTTGTCAATCAGCTGATGAAGAAATGGAACTGCTCGATTTACCTGCAACAGATGATGTAGATATCTTGAAGACCAATCTTAAACGGGACGATTCATTTATGCACAAGCTTCTAAAAAGTCTGAATTTTATCATACACCAAATGAATTGA